Proteins from a genomic interval of Pseudomonas paeninsulae:
- a CDS encoding peptidase M15, which yields MNSPTTVKALEDLGRVRLSESFFMRDFLYSEISQIEGIANIPEQPEIAIAAGKQLCELLLEPLQARFGRIAIRSAYRSQEINAKGAEKGNQYNCAANPNNYAKHIWDCPDSDGYIGATACIAVPALLPWYEKTGDWTPLAWWIHDNLPYSSQYWFPKLAAFNLGWRANPAVKKSIKTYVANPHTGDKKALVKNGSACLNQHQRSTLITPWVTSLK from the coding sequence ATGAACAGCCCAACTACTGTGAAAGCACTTGAAGATCTCGGCCGGGTGCGCCTCTCGGAAAGTTTTTTTATGCGGGATTTTCTCTACTCAGAAATTAGTCAGATCGAAGGTATTGCCAATATTCCCGAGCAGCCTGAAATAGCTATTGCCGCAGGAAAACAGCTCTGCGAACTACTGCTTGAGCCCTTGCAGGCCCGTTTCGGTCGTATTGCTATTCGCTCGGCCTATCGGAGCCAGGAAATCAACGCCAAAGGTGCGGAGAAAGGGAATCAATACAATTGTGCGGCCAACCCTAATAACTATGCCAAACACATATGGGATTGCCCTGACAGTGATGGGTATATTGGCGCAACCGCCTGCATCGCAGTACCCGCCCTGCTACCTTGGTACGAGAAAACCGGTGATTGGACACCACTTGCTTGGTGGATTCACGACAACCTGCCCTACAGTAGCCAGTATTGGTTTCCAAAACTTGCTGCCTTCAATCTTGGTTGGCGGGCCAATCCAGCAGTAAAAAAATCAATCAAAACATACGTTGCTAATCCACATACGGGGGATAAGAAAGCTTTGGTAAAAAATGGAAGTGCCTGCCTTAACCAGCATCAGCGTAGCACGCTGATAACGCCATGGGTTACCAGCCTAAAATAA
- a CDS encoding LysR substrate-binding domain-containing protein: MHYDLTDLRLFVAIAEAQNLTRGAERVHLAASSASHRIRLLEDSIGTPLLVRQPRGVSLTRAGDVLLRHARQVFAQLEQMHADLTPYAQGVRGHVSLWANTHATHAFLPDSLAAFLRRHPQVSISLEEHTSPEVVLAVARGEVEVGVVADSLAGADVELIPYRADRLVLIAPADHPLAQRPSTAFAEVLDYPFVMLHSGSAIHTFTMNAAAALGRHLEVRIQVRSFEAVCRMVSAGVGLGLVPRSAIAGDTPRLPLAVVELEEPWAQRDLKVCVRKRELLSRFAADLVDCLTGSDSELA; encoded by the coding sequence ATGCACTATGACCTGACCGACCTCCGGCTCTTTGTCGCGATTGCCGAAGCGCAGAACCTCACCCGTGGCGCCGAGCGCGTGCATCTGGCGGCGTCTTCGGCCAGTCACCGCATCCGCCTGCTGGAAGACTCGATCGGCACCCCGCTGCTGGTTCGCCAGCCCCGCGGCGTCAGCCTGACCCGCGCCGGCGACGTGCTGCTACGCCATGCGCGCCAGGTGTTCGCCCAACTCGAACAGATGCATGCCGACCTCACGCCCTATGCCCAAGGCGTGCGCGGCCACGTCAGCCTGTGGGCCAACACCCACGCGACCCATGCCTTTCTACCGGACAGCCTGGCGGCCTTCCTGCGGCGTCACCCGCAAGTCAGTATTTCCCTGGAAGAGCACACCAGCCCCGAAGTCGTCCTGGCGGTGGCGCGCGGCGAGGTGGAGGTCGGCGTCGTGGCGGATTCGCTTGCCGGCGCCGACGTGGAACTGATTCCCTACCGCGCCGACCGCCTGGTGCTGATCGCCCCTGCGGATCACCCGCTGGCCCAACGGCCCAGCACGGCCTTTGCCGAGGTATTGGATTACCCCTTCGTGATGCTGCATTCCGGCTCGGCCATTCATACCTTCACCATGAACGCGGCCGCCGCGCTCGGCCGACACCTCGAGGTGCGCATTCAGGTGCGCAGTTTCGAGGCCGTATGCCGGATGGTCAGCGCCGGTGTTGGCCTGGGGCTGGTGCCGCGCAGCGCCATCGCCGGTGACACGCCGCGCTTGCCGCTGGCCGTTGTCGAACTGGAAGAGCCCTGGGCCCAGCGCGACCTGAAGGTCTGCGTGCGCAAGCGCGAGCTGTTGTCGCGATTTGCGGCTGACCTGGTCGACTGCCTGACCGGCAGCGATAGTGAGCTGGCGTAA
- a CDS encoding DMT family transporter, translating to MAWKTWSAERWGIVFAILAAFGFSFKAIFVKLAYALAPVDAITLLTLRMTIALPIVLWVSLSFFRSAPPLTRKDWGLLLVLGLLGYYGASILDFVGLQYISAALERLILFIYPTLTVLIGVLFMGKRLERRQIGALLLSYAGIGLAFAHDLQVARDIDAVLIGAAFVFGSALSYALYSAGAEIAIRRIGSIRFAALGIIVSTLATQIHFLISQPFSALILPAPVYLYAAAMALFSTVLPVFWQSAAVQRIGAARTVLIGTLGPMLTIFFGWLLLAEPVSLAQLAGAGLVLAGVLLVARRTSSPQQQEPVAEGACAQGAKQATAVLASSGR from the coding sequence ATGGCGTGGAAAACCTGGTCGGCCGAACGCTGGGGCATCGTGTTTGCGATTCTGGCGGCATTCGGTTTTTCGTTTAAGGCGATTTTCGTCAAGTTGGCCTATGCGCTGGCGCCCGTGGATGCCATCACCCTGTTGACCCTGCGCATGACCATCGCCTTGCCAATAGTGCTGTGGGTCAGCCTGTCGTTTTTCCGCTCCGCGCCACCGCTCACGCGCAAGGACTGGGGCCTGTTACTGGTGCTGGGGCTGCTCGGTTACTACGGCGCCAGCATCCTCGACTTCGTGGGCCTGCAGTACATCTCTGCCGCGCTCGAACGCTTGATTCTGTTTATCTACCCGACCCTGACCGTGCTGATCGGTGTGCTGTTTATGGGCAAACGCCTGGAGCGGCGGCAAATAGGCGCACTGCTGCTGTCATACGCGGGCATCGGCCTGGCGTTTGCCCACGACCTGCAGGTAGCGAGGGACATCGATGCCGTGCTGATCGGCGCGGCCTTCGTCTTCGGCTCGGCGCTGTCCTATGCGCTGTACAGCGCTGGCGCCGAGATCGCCATTCGGCGTATCGGCTCGATCCGCTTTGCCGCACTGGGGATTATCGTTTCGACCCTGGCGACGCAGATCCATTTTCTGATTAGCCAGCCCTTTTCCGCCCTGATCCTGCCCGCACCGGTTTACCTGTATGCGGCGGCTATGGCCCTGTTTTCCACGGTATTGCCGGTGTTCTGGCAGTCCGCCGCGGTGCAACGCATCGGTGCGGCGCGTACCGTGCTGATCGGCACATTGGGCCCGATGCTGACGATTTTCTTCGGTTGGCTGTTGCTCGCCGAGCCGGTTTCTCTGGCGCAATTGGCCGGGGCCGGCTTGGTGCTGGCGGGGGTGTTGCTAGTGGCGCGGCGCACTAGCTCGCCCCAGCAGCAGGAGCCTGTTGCTGAGGGTGCTTGCGCTCAAGGTGCCAAGCAGGCCACGGCCGTACTCGCCTCATCGGGCCGCTAG
- a CDS encoding ABCB family ABC transporter ATP-binding protein/permease, which translates to MSIPDQQPAASPTRSPEPAASDTSDSGPTAAVARAAGARGDFRVLAELLPYLRPYVGRIALALVLIVAAKLVNLYVPVALKQIVDGLNVEPSLVLLPVGLLLAYGAARIGVTLFNELRQVVFARVMARTSRQVTLKVFGHLLGLSLKFHLDRRTGGVARDVERGGSAISELLDWTLYSIVPTLLEVLLVTAVLVWAYDWGFAFITLGTLLAYSLWTLAVTEWRTRFYRAAVEADTHANERAVDSLLNYETVKYFNNEAHEAGRYDQNLRHLENAKVKATQSLALLNLGQSTVIAVGVSAMMWRAAAGVVAGELSIGDLVLVNAYLLQLSAPLFVLGMMYRQVKQALTNMERLFGLLDQRQDVQDAPTAQPLLTSRPRLSFEQVHFGYDPRREILHGVSLEVPPGGTVAVVGHSGSGKSTLARLLYRFYDVDSGHIRIDGLDLRELTQASLRAAIAIVPQDTVLFNESIYYNISYGRPEACRDEVEAAARAAHIHEFILGLPDGYQTQVGERGLKLSGGEKQRVAIARALLKNPAILIFDEATSALDSKSEKAIQAALERIQVGRTTLVIAHRLSTVMEADRILVLDAGRIIESGSHRELLALDGSYAQMWTLQQQEPAAQPSPRPEPPR; encoded by the coding sequence ATGAGCATTCCCGACCAGCAGCCAGCGGCGTCGCCAACCCGCTCGCCCGAGCCTGCCGCGAGCGACACCTCGGACAGTGGACCCACCGCCGCGGTTGCCCGCGCGGCCGGTGCCCGCGGCGACTTCAGGGTGCTCGCCGAGCTGCTGCCCTACCTGCGGCCCTACGTCGGCCGCATCGCCTTGGCGCTGGTGCTGATCGTCGCCGCCAAGCTGGTCAACCTCTATGTGCCGGTCGCCCTCAAGCAGATCGTTGATGGGCTGAATGTCGAACCCAGCCTGGTGCTGCTGCCGGTCGGCCTGCTGCTGGCGTACGGCGCGGCGCGCATCGGCGTCACCCTGTTCAACGAACTGCGCCAGGTGGTGTTCGCCCGCGTGATGGCGCGGACCTCGCGCCAGGTCACCCTGAAAGTATTCGGCCACCTGCTCGGCCTCAGCTTGAAGTTCCACCTCGATCGCCGTACCGGTGGCGTGGCCCGTGATGTGGAACGCGGCGGCAGCGCGATTTCCGAACTGCTCGACTGGACGCTCTACAGCATAGTGCCGACCCTGCTCGAGGTGCTGCTGGTGACGGCGGTGCTGGTCTGGGCCTATGACTGGGGTTTCGCCTTCATCACCCTGGGCACACTGTTGGCCTACAGTCTATGGACCCTGGCGGTGACCGAGTGGCGTACGCGCTTCTACCGCGCCGCGGTGGAGGCCGATACCCACGCCAACGAGCGCGCGGTGGACTCGCTGCTCAACTACGAGACGGTCAAGTATTTCAACAACGAGGCGCACGAGGCCGGGCGCTACGACCAGAACCTGCGCCACCTGGAGAACGCCAAGGTCAAGGCGACCCAGTCGTTGGCCTTGCTCAATCTCGGGCAGTCCACGGTGATCGCCGTCGGCGTCAGCGCCATGATGTGGCGGGCTGCCGCGGGAGTGGTGGCCGGCGAGCTGAGCATCGGCGATCTGGTGCTGGTCAACGCCTACCTGTTGCAGCTGTCGGCCCCGTTGTTCGTGCTGGGCATGATGTACCGCCAGGTGAAGCAGGCGCTGACCAATATGGAGCGGCTGTTCGGTCTGCTCGACCAGCGTCAGGATGTGCAAGACGCGCCGACCGCCCAGCCGCTGCTGACCAGCCGTCCGCGGCTGAGCTTCGAGCAGGTGCATTTCGGCTATGACCCGCGCCGCGAGATTCTGCATGGCGTGAGCCTCGAAGTCCCGCCCGGCGGCACGGTGGCGGTGGTCGGTCATTCCGGCTCGGGCAAGTCGACCCTGGCGCGGCTGCTGTACCGCTTCTACGACGTCGACTCCGGGCATATCCGTATCGACGGCTTGGATCTGCGCGAGTTGACCCAGGCCTCGCTGCGCGCGGCCATCGCCATCGTTCCGCAGGACACCGTGCTGTTCAACGAGAGCATCTATTACAACATCAGCTATGGCCGTCCCGAGGCCTGCCGTGACGAGGTCGAAGCCGCCGCCCGCGCCGCGCATATCCACGAGTTCATCCTGGGCCTGCCGGATGGTTACCAGACCCAAGTCGGCGAACGCGGCCTCAAGCTGTCCGGCGGCGAGAAGCAGCGCGTGGCGATCGCCCGGGCCTTGCTGAAAAACCCGGCCATCCTGATTTTCGACGAGGCCACCTCGGCGCTGGATTCCAAGTCGGAGAAGGCCATCCAGGCCGCGCTCGAACGCATCCAGGTCGGCCGCACCACCCTGGTGATCGCCCATCGCCTGTCCACGGTGATGGAGGCCGACCGCATCCTGGTGCTGGACGCCGGGCGCATCATCGAAAGCGGCAGCCACCGCGAGTTGCTCGCGCTCGACGGCAGCTACGCGCAGATGTGGACGCTGCAGCAGCAAGAGCCGGCAGCGCAGCCATCGCCGCGGCCCGAGCCTCCGCGCTAA